The window CTGAGGTCTTGGGGACCCCTACCATCTGAGCGCCATGATTGGACAGGGGTGGTCACTGCAGGCCTTGCTCTCTGCCCAGTCTGGCAAGTAAGCCCCAGCTTCATGGTCACCTGCCAGCAGCCAGGCTCCCCTCACACGTgcatacacgtgcacacacacacacaggtacacacacagcCAGCCGGAGTAAGCTGGTAAGCAGCTCACCTGCTCACATGAAGCCCTCACGCTCACAAGATGCAGATATTCTTCCCTCGTCATGATGAGAGTGAGCAGGTGTGTGGGGCCAGGGGATCCCTGAGCGCCACGGTCCCGTGTGGTGAGACCTGGCCCCACCCCGATGGCACATCCCTCGGGCATTCCTGTCCCCTCGCCTCGGGCACTGACTGTCCACTGAGGAGCTCGGGGTGATCTCAGAGCTCAGATATTCCCAGAAGCCCTTGGGGAGGTGTGCTCAGAAGACCAGGACACTTCCTGGAGGAGCATCAGACCCTGAGTCACGATACCCGTGGGAACCAGAGCCCCGTCCTGCTCAGGCGGGCCCCGCCCTCACAGAGACTCCCCATCCTCTGGGCCCTCACCAACCCCGCTGGCCCTGAACCCTTGCCAAGCCTCTCACCGAAGCTCTTCCTGCTCCTGGAGCACACAAGGAAGCCCTggtcctctcttcctctcctgtAGTTGCCCCACACCTCAACCTCCTGCGGCTGCAGTCCTGGCTGCCCCTTTCCTCTCACTCTGGTCCCTCCTGGGGTCTGGGCCCAGGCAGCCCGCTCCAAGGCCGTCAATGCTTCTCCTAGTGCTCTTGGGGCTGAGCAGCCTCTGGGGGTCCTGAACCATCCGCTGAAGGGTCAGGGTCGTTCCCCACCAGGGTGGACCCCTCTCCCAGCCTCACCAAGCCCAACACTCACTCCCAAAAGGCTCATGATTGGGGTTCCATCTCAGGTCCTGGCCCCCAAGGTCAGATCAGGTGCACACTGAAGTGTGGTATGTGAAGctgaggtgggggggtgggcagcGAAGCCACAGGGTGGAGAGGAGAGCCTGCTGTGACCCTGTGGCCAGGAGGATCAGGCAGGCTGACTGGGTGGTCACAGCCCATGCCACTGGCTAGGCTTAAGGCCCCTCCAGCACAGCCCTCACACCCTCCATCCTGGCCCCAGACAGGCCTGGGCGCAGGCTGGCCCTGTGGTGTGCTGGGACTCGGTATTGACCTGCTGAAACCATTCCCTGTTTTCCCAGGGAGACTTCCGGATCCCCTGCCTGGGTGGGTACTTCCTTGAGTCCCTTCCCTACCTACGAAACTAAGGTCCCCCCAGAAGATGCTCCCCTGAAACAAGTCCTGTGGCCAGCTTGCTGCTTGACACACCTTCACCCCTGACTCACCCCTCACTCACCCTGCGGGCACTCCCAGCCTGACCTCTCACCCCACTCCCCGGACCCAGAGCAAGGAGTTTCCTCCCAGCCCCCAAAGGCTGCAGGTGGGAAGGGATGAGCACAGCAGAAGCCCATTTGGGGCCGGCTGTGCTTTTGAGTGGCAGCCACATGGATGAGGTGGGTattggtggggaggggcaggaacaGGGGCTGCTGGGGGAGGGTGTCAGTGAACTGACTGAGTGGGGGGCCTCCTTGCAAGGACCCTCTGGGGGCCCACCCAAGGAGCTTAGGTGCCCCCACCTTGAACAAGGCCAGTGAGCAGGTAGATCTGTTTCTGGAGTGGCTGCTCCAGCATCTCAGGAGCTGCAGAGTAGGGAGAGGTTTTACCAGGCACCCAGTCACCCGCTGACACCTGCCCAGACTGCAGAGGCCTActgacccccagccccaccccaggttCTGACCTCTCACTTCTGACTCCCCGCCCTCTACTGCCCAGCCTGCCAGGGAGAGGATGGGAGGCCAGCCAATCCTGGAGGCCCTGGGCCACGCCCTGGCCAGCATGATCCGAAGCGAGCGTATAAATACACCTGCCAGAAGCCCACGCCCATAGAACTCACACCTGTCTCAGACAGCGCTCCACACTTGAAGGAGCGCACACATTCCACACCCCACCTGCCCGGCACAGCTGCGGACGACAGCTCTGGAGAGGAACACTAGTCAGGGGGAACACAGGCCAGCCTGGACCAGAGGAGACGAAGCCAGCGCTTCCAGGACGAGTGAGCTTGGGGCCGCAGCCTGGCCGAATCAGCCAAGAGGGTCATGCCCGGGCCCCTCTAACCCTGGCTACCAGGTAAGGCCGGCTCAGCTGGCACTCCCGTCTCACCAGTACAGGTTCAGGGTGGAGCACCTCCTCAGAAGGGTGGGGCCCAGTGCCAAGGAACCGGTCATGTGGGGAACAGCTGGGGGAGGACGGCTGCAGTACCCCAGACCCTGCTGAAGCTGTACCTGGCCTGTGGCAGCTGCTGTCACCAAAATACGTTGACATCTCACACCTCGATGCCAGAGCACTCGTGACATCACAGTGATACCACCGTGACTCACAGTGGTCACTGTCAGGTGGCAGCAATACCTGAGCCTTTGTGGCACGTCACTGCAAAGTCATTCCACCAGCCCTCCTGTACTGACCAGCCATTCAGGCTCGGGTCACCTCTGGGGGGCTCATGGGCTCTATGGGGTCATGTGGTCAGGTCTTCCCAAGGCcctggcctcctctgtccatcatGAAGGTGATGGGTGAGTCACCCCCTTACCTGCCCTCCTCCAAGCAGGACCCATGTGGCTGCCTGGGGTAGAGACCTAGGCCCAAGAAGGGGCAGCAGGCAGGTTACCTGAACCTCATCAGGGAGACAGGTTGGGCCTCCCATGGAGAGGGCAGTAGGTGAGGAGTGGAACATCCCACTGTCTCCTGGATGGCGGCTGTGGCTGGTGTGACCCTCCCATGTGGCGGGCCAGCCCAAAGAGGATGCCTGGCTCATCCACCCTCCCCGCTCCACTGGCCAAAGGGTGAGGAGCATTTCCAGGCCCTGAGGGCCAGCATCAGGCTCTTGTCACCAACCAGACGAGCTGGCCCTACAGGTTGAGGCCATGGTGGGGAGACAAAGCCCCTCCTCAGGCCATGGCCACCACCCTTGCTTAGGCCCCCTGGTCTCCCACAGCCTGTCCAGCCAGGCCTGGCGCCCACCCTCACACAACTGCCTGCCAGTTATTGTGCGCCCACCAAATAAGCCACCCACACTGGAATCTGTGTTCAAATCAACTTCACCTGGCCCAGAGCCACACTCTTCCTGTGACAGCCCGGGGCCCCTCTGAGCTGCCTCTTCTGCACCGCAGCTCTTGGTATCAGATGACCAGGGTCCAGCCTGGCAGAGCCCTGATGTAAACAGTAACTGCTGTGGGCCGTTGTCATCATCACTTTTATTTCTGCCCAATGGCGCGGTCAGGTAGGCCAGGGCTGGTGGGAGGGGTTCACTGAGCAGTGGCCCACAGGGCCCGGCCAGGCTGGGGCACCCCAGGGTACTGACCCCTGATAAAGCACGTGAGGAGCTGGGGAGCGGGTGGGGGGACTTTGCAGAGGTGCCCACAGGCATCTCTGAGATGATGCAATGaagagggatggggagagagtGACTGACTGACCTTGCAGGAAAGGAGCAGTCAAGGTCACTCACAGTGGTCTCCATTGTCCCACAGCCCAGAACCATGTCGTCAGGCCCACAGGTGTGGCACACGACCATGCCGCCTACCAGCAGGAGCAGCCCCACAGCCACAGTGCCCAGGTCCCCCAGCTCAGCCAGCAGCCCCAGGTCTCCGGGCACCCCAGGCTCAGAGAAAGTGGCCTCCCCTCTGGAGTGTTCCATCTGCTTCTCGGGCTATGACAACATCTTCAAGACACCCAAGGAGCTCTCCTGCACCCATGTCTTCTGCCTGGAGTGCCTGGCACGGCTGGCGGCCGCCCAGCCCACAGGCCAGCCAGGTAGCGAGGCTGTGCCCTGCCCATTCTGCCGGCAACCCACAGCTGTACCCACTGCTGGAGCCCCTGCGCTGCGCACCAGCCGCCAGCTACAGGCCCGGATGCCAGCACACCTGCGACAGGAGGAGCCTGTGTGGCTAGAGGGCACCAAGCTGTGCTATTACCCACCGCCCTCTGTGCCTGGCCCGGTGGAGCCCAGCTTCATGTGTGTGGACATAGGCCCAAGCAAGCCCCCTGAGCCTGCTGCATCTGTGCCCACCCCAGACCCCGCCCACCATCGGGGGCCCCTGGCCCGCTGCTGGGCGCGCTGCAGGGACTGGAGGCGAGTTGCGCTCATCACAGC is drawn from Bubalus kerabau isolate K-KA32 ecotype Philippines breed swamp buffalo chromosome 5, PCC_UOA_SB_1v2, whole genome shotgun sequence and contains these coding sequences:
- the RNF223 gene encoding RING finger protein 223, with the translated sequence MSSGPQVWHTTMPPTSRSSPTATVPRSPSSASSPRSPGTPGSEKVASPLECSICFSGYDNIFKTPKELSCTHVFCLECLARLAAAQPTGQPGSEAVPCPFCRQPTAVPTAGAPALRTSRQLQARMPAHLRQEEPVWLEGTKLCYYPPPSVPGPVEPSFMCVDIGPSKPPEPAASVPTPDPAHHRGPLARCWARCRDWRRVALITALLLVLFCVVLWPVQCALKTGSLRCLPRPPSTAATTSSLGSLAEN